The nucleotide sequence TCGGCGAAAATGTCTCATCTGGAGCTGAATTGGCGGGTCCGACGGCGCCACGCGTGGACCCGCGCAACCGGTGCGCCAGGTCTCTTCCCTGTCAGTGCCGCGTGCTCATCTGGGGCGCGGATCCGGTGACGGGATCCGGTTCGCGGCACCTCCGACGATGGGATCAGTCATGCCAAGGACGTACCAGGCCCTGGCCGCCGCCGTGTTCGCGGTCGTCGTGCTGGGGGCCGCGGGATGCTCCGGCGCGTCCGGTGGCTCCGGTGGCTCCGATGGCTCCGATGGCTCCGGTGGCTCCGATGGCTCCGATGGCTCCGATGGCTCCGGTGGCTCCGGTGGCGACATGAGGGCCGGTGGCGAGAACGGTTCCGGCGCCGCGGACGGGAGCGGTGCGGACGGGAGCCGCGGGGACTCCTCGGCGAAGGGCGACGACGGGAAGGGTTCCTCCGGGAAGCGGTACGCGCCGTCCAAAGTGGAGCGGCTCTCCGCGCGGGAGATCCTCGACAAGGCGGTGGCCGCCACCGAGTCGGCGCGGACGCTTCGCCTCCGGATACCCGGCTCGCTCGACGTCACCATGGACCGCGAGGGCAACTGCGCCGGAAGCTTCACCGGGAACGACGAGCAGCCCTACGAAGTACTGCGCAAGAACGACAAGGCGTGGCTCAAGCCGAAGGACGAGGCCGCCTACCGGAACAGCAAGCAGGGACGAGCCCTCCTGGCCGAGATGCCCGAAGCCGGCGGGAAGTACATGCACGCCGACACGTCCGACTCCTTCACGCTCGGTCTGGCGACCTTCCCCTGCCAACTGGGCAGACCAGGCGCCCTGGAGAAGATCTCGGCCGGCGAGAAGGCGACCAAGGGCGGCCTGTCGGAGGTCGGGGGCCGCACGGCGGTGGCGGTGAAGGTCTCGTCCGCCGAGGACGGCGAGATCACCGTCCACGTGGCCACCGAGGGTCAGCCCCACATCCTGAGGCTGGACCAGCCCAGGGAGGCCCCGCGGACGATGCTCCTGTCCGACTTCGACGAGCCCTTCACCGTTCCCGGCAGCCCCCCGGCCGCGCAGACCTACGACGGGGTCGAGGCGGAGCGGCTCCTGTCAGGACTCTGAGCGCTCCGCCCGTCCTACGCCGAGTCGGCCGGCGTTCTCCGGTCGATCGGAAAACCGGGCGGCGCTCTCCGGTCAGTCGGAGAGCCGGGCGTCGATCAGCTCCTTGAACTGCTCGTAGGAGGCCGGATTGGGGATGGCCTCCCCGTCGAAGAAGAAGGTCGGCGTGCCCTGGACGCCGAGGCCGACGCCGTCGCTCTGGTCGGCGGCGACCCGCTCGGCCGTCTCCGGGTCGGACAGGTCGGCGTCGAACTTCTTCATGTCCAGGCCGATCTGTTCGGCGTAGCCGCGGAAGACGTCCTCCTTCGACTCCTGGGACTCGCCCCATTCCTTCTGCGTGGTGAACAGCTTGTTGTACATGGCCTCGAACTTGCCCTGCCGGGCGGCGGCTTCGGCGGCACGGGCGGCCAGCTCACCGTTGCGGTGGCCGGGCATGGGGAAGTAGCGGGCGACGAAGGTGACACGGTCGCCGTACTCCTCGCGGAGCTTCTCCACGGCCGGGTGGTACGCGCCGCACGCCTCGCACTCGAAGTCGAGGAATTCGACGATGGTCAACTCGCTCTTCCTCGGTTCGGAGAGGCGGTGGCTGGACTCGCGCACCGCCTCGGCCCGGGCTGCGGGCCGCACGTCCAGTGCGCCGCGGTCGCGGTCCTCGGGGGCGAGCAGCAGGTAGACGCCGAAGGCGGCGGCGAAGCCGGCCAGGATGACGGCCGCGGCGATCAGGTGTTTCGTCAGTCTCTTCACGGTTCCTCGCTTCGGGGGGAATCGACAGGGGTGTCGGCAGGCGTGTCGGGGTGCGCTGTCGGGCCCGCGGCGGTCGGCGCTCGCCGGCTCGCCGGGCCGGAGTTGCGGCGGTCGGCCGCGTGCAGGGCGGCGAGGTAGGCGTTGTAGGCGGCGAGCGGGTCGTTGGCGTCGCCGCGCTCGATCTGCCGGTCGACGCGTCGGGCCTCCCGCCGGTCGGATCGGACCCACTGGACGGCCAGGACGAGTGTGGTGATCAGGACGGGGATGTCGCCGGTGGCCCAGGCGATGGCGCCCGCGTCGTACTGGTCGTCCAGCGGCTCCTCGACCCAGGGACGGTCCAGCAGGGACCACCACTCCTCGCCGATCAGCGCGCTGGAGCTCATCAGCGAGATGCTGAACCAGGAGTGGAACGGCATCGTCAGGATCAGCACGAACAGCCGTCCCAGGTGGGGCGGTCGGCGCGGGCCGGGGTCGATGCCGATGACGACCCAGAAGAACAGGAGTCCCGTGGCGAGGAAGTGCAGCGTCATGAACAGGTGGCCGAGGTGGCTGCGCATCAAGGTCGCGAACAGCGAGGTGTAGTAGACGGCGAAGGCGCTGCCGATGAACAGCACGCTCGCCACCACCGGGTGGGAGGCCAGTCGCAGGTAGCGGCTGTGCAGGAGCTTCAGCAGCATCTCGCGCGGGCCGTCGGGCGCCCCGTCGCGTGCGACGGGGAGGGTGCGCAGCGCCAGGGTGGCGGGCGCTCCCAGGACGAGCAGGAGCGGCACTGTCATCGCCAGGATCATGTGCTGGCCCATGTGCACGCTGAACAACACCTTGCCGTAGACCCCGAGTCCGCTCATCGTCGCCAGCGCGGTGACCGCGAGCCCGGCCAGCCACGAGATCGTCCGGCCGACGGGCCACTTGTCGCCGCGTGCCCGCAGCTTGCGCACCCCCGCTAGGTAGAGCAGTGCCGCCGCGGCGGTGCCGAACGCGAACAGCGGGTCGAAGTGCCACTCGGTGAGCAGCGGCGTCCACGGGAAGTTCCCGAGGGGCGGCGGCATGGGGTGGCCCAGCAGCTCCTCCGCGGGTGAGAGCGAGGCGTCGCCCGCGCCGGGGGCGGGCGTGCGCGACAGGCCGACCGCGAGTCCCGTCACCGCCGCCATGAGCAGCAGTTCACCGGCGGCGAGCCGGACGAATCCGCGGCTCCTGCCCTCCTGGAGAGCCGGCAGGGTGCGGCGGCGGTGCCAGTGGCCGATGCCGCCCAGCGCGGCCAGTGCCACCGCCTTGCCGAGGACCATCAGCCCGTACCGGCTGCTGAACAGGTCGGCCGGGGACAGCCGTAGGGCGGCGTTGACGAGGCCGCTGGCCGCGACCGCGAGCAGCGCCCAGCCGGCCAGTGCGCTGAACCGCTCTACCGCCTCTACGGCCCGGTCCTCCCGGCGCGCCGCCGCGACCAGCACGAAGACCAGTCCGCCGATCCAGACCGCGGCTGCGACCACGTGCAGGGCGAGGCTGGTGACCGCCGCGTCATGGTTGCTCGCCGAGGAGGAGTGCCCGGTGAAGACGGGTGGCAGCAGCCCCGCCAGCGCCAGTAGGAGCACCAGCCGGGCCCAGCGGGCGGTGCCGATGCCCACGCACAGGGTGGCGGTCAGCGCGGCTCCGGCGGCCGTCAGTGCGTAGGCGCGTCCCCGGGTGTCGGTGGTGGCGAACTCCGTGACCGTGGCGGGGTTCAGGATCTCGCCGACGGGCTGGGCGGACAGGTCGGACAGGGTGAACACCAAGGCGGCCGCCGACGCGGCGGCCCAGAGCCCGGCCGCCACCAGGGCCCAGTTGAGGTAGCGCAGTTGTACGGGGCCGAGCCGGCGCCCGCCCGGTATCAGGACCGCCACCAGCAGCAGGGCGCCGACCGTCGCCACGGACGACACGTCGACGAGCGCACGGGCCACGGGCAGCCCCCACGCGGTGACCGGTCCGGCGTCCGCGATGCCGGGTACCGCGGTGCTCCCGCCACCGCCGGCCCACACGGCGGCGAGCGCGACGGCGACGCAGACGGCGGTCGCCGCGACCGGCAACAGGGGCAACCGGCTGAAGGCGCGCGGCCCGCTCCCCCGGCCTTTCAGCCCGGCCCCGGTCTCAGTCGCCATGCCGGTTCCTGCGGCGCAGCACCATGGCGGCGACCGCGGCGGCGGCCACCGCCAGTGCGCCCGCGCCCGCGGTGATCGCCACCGTCGCGCCGGAGGAGCCTCCGCCGCCCTGACGGGCGACGGGTTCCGCGCGGGTGGTGGGCTCCTCGCCGCGGACCGTTGAACCGGACCCGGCCATGGGTGTGGGTGTGGGCGTGGGGTCGGCCGCCTTCTCGACGGTGAAGGTGTACGAGCCGGAGACGGGATGCCCGTCGGCGGACACCACCCGGTAGCCCACCGTGTAGCGGCCCGCCGGGGCGTCGGTGTCGAGCAAGAGCGTGACGGTCCTGCCCTCGACCCGTGGTTCGCCCTGCGCGGCGGCGTCGCCGTTCGGCGCGGTCACGGCGACCTTGGCGAATTTCTGCGTCATCGTGTCGCTGAAGGTCAGCGTCACGCGGGGCGGCAGTGCGGCGAGCCGGGCGTTCGCGCCGGGGCCGGCGGCCTCGAGTTCGGTATGGGCCGCGGCGGGCCCGGCGGTCGCGGCCAGGGCCGCGAGCGCGGCGGGTACGACGAGGAAGCGTGCCGCCGTGCGGGCGGCACGCCGTCGAATGACGTGCATGGACGGGCAACTTTCGGTCGGCCCCCGGCACCAGGGGCGCCGGGACGGGTGGGACCGGCCGCCGAACCGGTCCGCACGCGGCGCCTGTCAGGGCAGGCAGGGACCACCGATCGGCATCGGCCGGAAGAAGGTGAGGGATGCGCGCCCGCGACGCGGCGGTGCCCGTCCGGCATGGTGGCGCGCCATCACGGCCGAGCGCAGGGGCGAGGTGCTCACCCGGAAGGCGACCCGCGGTCCGGTGCCGAAGGCCCGGCCGAACACGGGCCAGATGAACAGGAGCAGGCGCCGTACGGCCGTCAGCAGCGGCCTCGACTGCCACAGCAGCCGCTCCGTGACGCCCAGCAGGCGGGCGGCGAGCAGCAGTGCGATCAGGTGTCCGGCCGGCAGCCCGCCGGGAGGCAGCTCGGCGACCGGGAGGTGCTCCAGCAGCCACGCCGCGCCGCCGGGGCCGTCGGCCCGCGCCGCCGCCGCGCACGCTCCGGGCAGCGCGTAGGCCAGGTGGTGGACGAGCTGGGCCACCGCGAGTGTCCCGAGGAGCTGGGTGTCGGTGAGCTGTCGGCGGGTGAGGACGGCCGCGCCCGGTACGGCGACCGCGGCCGTCGCCACCACCATGAGCCATCCCGGGGCGTGCCCCTGCGACAGCACGTGTCCGGCCAGGGGCAGCAGCACGCAGAGCACCGCGAGGGCCCCGGCCCGCAGCCCGCGCAGCACGC is from Streptomyces cadmiisoli and encodes:
- a CDS encoding copper resistance CopC family protein; the encoded protein is MHVIRRRAARTAARFLVVPAALAALAATAGPAAAHTELEAAGPGANARLAALPPRVTLTFSDTMTQKFAKVAVTAPNGDAAAQGEPRVEGRTVTLLLDTDAPAGRYTVGYRVVSADGHPVSGSYTFTVEKAADPTPTPTPMAGSGSTVRGEEPTTRAEPVARQGGGGSSGATVAITAGAGALAVAAAAVAAMVLRRRNRHGD
- a CDS encoding bifunctional copper resistance protein CopD/cytochrome c oxidase assembly protein, translating into MATETGAGLKGRGSGPRAFSRLPLLPVAATAVCVAVALAAVWAGGGGSTAVPGIADAGPVTAWGLPVARALVDVSSVATVGALLLVAVLIPGGRRLGPVQLRYLNWALVAAGLWAAASAAALVFTLSDLSAQPVGEILNPATVTEFATTDTRGRAYALTAAGAALTATLCVGIGTARWARLVLLLALAGLLPPVFTGHSSSASNHDAAVTSLALHVVAAAVWIGGLVFVLVAAARREDRAVEAVERFSALAGWALLAVAASGLVNAALRLSPADLFSSRYGLMVLGKAVALAALGGIGHWHRRRTLPALQEGRSRGFVRLAAGELLLMAAVTGLAVGLSRTPAPGAGDASLSPAEELLGHPMPPPLGNFPWTPLLTEWHFDPLFAFGTAAAALLYLAGVRKLRARGDKWPVGRTISWLAGLAVTALATMSGLGVYGKVLFSVHMGQHMILAMTVPLLLVLGAPATLALRTLPVARDGAPDGPREMLLKLLHSRYLRLASHPVVASVLFIGSAFAVYYTSLFATLMRSHLGHLFMTLHFLATGLLFFWVVIGIDPGPRRPPHLGRLFVLILTMPFHSWFSISLMSSSALIGEEWWSLLDRPWVEEPLDDQYDAGAIAWATGDIPVLITTLVLAVQWVRSDRREARRVDRQIERGDANDPLAAYNAYLAALHAADRRNSGPASRRAPTAAGPTAHPDTPADTPVDSPRSEEP
- a CDS encoding DsbA family protein, which codes for MKRLTKHLIAAAVILAGFAAAFGVYLLLAPEDRDRGALDVRPAARAEAVRESSHRLSEPRKSELTIVEFLDFECEACGAYHPAVEKLREEYGDRVTFVARYFPMPGHRNGELAARAAEAAARQGKFEAMYNKLFTTQKEWGESQESKEDVFRGYAEQIGLDMKKFDADLSDPETAERVAADQSDGVGLGVQGTPTFFFDGEAIPNPASYEQFKELIDARLSD